The segment GCCTCATTGGGCTAAAAACTAACTTCACCTAGTGAATTATAGGAAAGCTAAACAAAAATTTGGTTCTTTACAAATTGTTCATTATGTTTTGAGCTTAACTTTTTTGCCTGTTATTTCAGTAGCTATTAATATATTATGAAgtgtaaataaatacacacacacatatttccaaTTGGAAAGGATTATGTGTAATACTAGGGATTCTATTctgaaagaaaagacagagttTCTTCCATTTAAGAGCATGGGAGCAAGTCAGTTTAAATTCTAATTAGTCttttaattttgctttaggaAAAGATAGAAGCAATCAACCAAATCATAGCCAATGAATATGAAGTCCGGAGAAAGCTGCTAATAAAACGCTTGGATGTCACTGTACAGTCCTTTGGCTGGTCTGACAGAGCTAAGGTACACATTAAAGAATTGTTTACATATATGATTCCTAAATGTCAAAAGGGAATAATCTGCCCAGTCTCATCTTTACTCCTTGCATTGGCAGCAGTACGTGGATGAGACATTTGTTGACTAGATAGGAACATTGTTGGATATGTAACTTTTCCTACCATCTAGCACCTAATAAATGGCATTGTCAGTTCTCTTAACTTATTTAAATATGGGTGTTTCTTATGTCATTTTGAAAACTGATATgtctttgaaaacttttttttctagagTCAGACAGAAAAGCTAGCAAAGGTTTACCAGCCAAAGCGCTCAGCACTAGCTCCTAAAAGCACTGTTTCTGTTGCCCATCTGCTGGCTGCAAGACAAGACTTGTCAAAGATTTTAAGGACAAGCAGTGGTTCCATAAGAGAAAAGACTGCCTGTGCCATCAATAAGGTGATTATggtgctttaattttctttccaacACATTCATCTCTGTTTATAAAGTGAGatgcttttaaagtatttttttccttattccaTAGGTGTTGATGGGCAGGGTGCCTGACAGAGGTGGTAGACCCAATGAAATTGAACCTCCACCCCCAGAGATGCCACCATGGCAGAAAAGGCAAGACGGCCCCCAGCATCAAGCAGGAGgccgaggaggagggagaggtggtTATGAACATTCCTCATATGGAGGACGAGGAGGTCATGaacaaggaggagggagaggtggaCGTGGTGGCTTTGACCACGGTGGccgagggggaggaagaggaagtaaaCACCAAGGAGGCTGGACAGATGGAGGGAGTGGAGGAGGTAACTACCAAGATGGTGGTTATCGAGATTCAGGTTTCCAGGCTGGTGGCTACCATGGTGGCCACAGCAGTGGCTATCAAGGTGGAGGCGGTGGTTATGGGGGCTTCCAGACATCTTCGTACACAGGAAGCGGATACCAGGGTGGTGGATACCAGCAGGACAATAGATACCAAGATGGTGGGCACCACAGTGATCGAGGCGGTGGTCGTGGTGGGAGAGGTGGTCGGGGAGGCCGAGGTGGACgtggaggccagggaggagggtggggaggcagagggagccAGACATACCACCAAGGGGGGCAGTTTGAGCAGCACTTCCAGCATGGAGGCTACCAGTACAGTCATTCTGGTTTTGGGCAGGGAAGACACTATACTAGTTGAGGCTACAGCACCTTACTTTTTGCTagagctcaagtaatagaaactTAGTTTCAGAGTCCTGGATCCAGCATCCCATTTGATTTCACGTGAGGCCACAGGTGGCAGGCAGATTCCTACTTGCCATAAGCATTTGTGGGTCTTTATTCAAttctgttgtttgctttttttttttttaagatttaattaATGCTGTTTATTTGAAAACCACGTCTCTCCTTTctatgaaaacaattttttaaaggttattaaaATTGCCTTTAATTGACCAGTAGAGTAATTCCACAGtcagaacatgctgcatactctTGAAGAAATTACTTGAGTAAAGTAATTTCCATGTTTTCAATATGCAGTTTTGAAAATGAGGATTCACCTAGACTTTTTTCAGATTTACTACTAGGAACCTTCCTCATACTTAACAGTCCACTTCTATACGTTCTGCGTCAAGTGTTCTGATACCTGTTTTGTAAGCACAGTTCTGCCCCAGGTTGGCGATTTATTATTCCAAGAGGTTGTGCCACATTTGTTCCCTGGTAGACCCATTAGGTCCGTTCCTATTAAATGAGCTCCTCTGCAGATAGCACATTGAGTAGCCTTATTCTCTTGATGGAATAATGTACCATATGCTCAACTCTGACAACCTTGAGCATGGCCAAAATCCATAAAGACAATAAAAGCAAACCAAGTTGTGAACCTATAGGACATAGAGGCATTTAGTTAAGTGTAGCAACTCAAACTGACCTGCATCCTTACAAGTTCCTCCTTCAACCTTATTTTTACTTGAAGTCTGCTAGAAGAAATGGCAAACCAAAATTTGTTTTATGCACGAGTTAATACCACTGGCTCAGCAAATACAAGTTAGTTTGCTTTAGGCAGgacactctttttttcttttgtaatggaAGAAATGCACTACAAAGTAAGCTGGAGTTTTGCTTAGTGCAGGAGGCCCTTTATTATTGCTGCAGAAAACAAAAGCCTGGCTGAGTCCATGTTTCCCATTCTCCTTTACTGACATCTACCTGACAGGATGCTTCTTGCTGGGTTTTTGTATACTTAAACATTGTCAAGCTGTGAAAGAAAGATGGCGGGAGATGTGCTTTGTGTGAAAGGTGAGCAATAAAATATCTGTATGTTCTCTCTGGGTTGAGTTTTATTTTAGCTTTCAATAACTAAATTGTTCTGGATAGTAGTGTCAAGCTTATGAGCTAAGGCTCTTGTTCCCAAAGATTCTTCACTGTTTCCTTAAAACCTAATTTATAATGAAGAATGACCATTTCCAAATTTATCTTTTATAATTACCACGTGGCTGGAAAACCTCACTACTTCCCTCTGGCCACTGGGTGTAGCTGTTGCTACACATTGGGTAAAGATACCTAATGTCTTACCTTGTAGAGGAGTTTATTTCATTTCTCCATTATTACCACAAATGGAGGACATTTTTTGTTCAGAAAAAGTGAATTGAAGgtataaatgtttattaaaggGAAATTGTGTCTTCCTCCTAAATGAGTCTTTAGAAAAATCATGTGTTACCATTAAAAATATTCTACTTACCATTGAGATAAGGACATGTGATAGCCCAGTCCATCTTGGGAAGACGACATCCATCTTTGTTAATTttacctgttttatttttcagctaATATTTGCATTCTAAAATGTTCAAAATGTTTCATCATTAAAGTTTTACATTGTCTTAAACATTGCAAGAGCTGATCTCTTTATATTAAATAAGTTTGTTCAGTGTGTATAGGAGTTTGTTCTTAATAAAATGGGCATGGCTTCATATCCTGGGACAagattgtaatatggaggtcagatctggctagcaaaagagggcagaagctgacccTATCTCCACTGTCTCCTCAGCCccccctgctcagaggcctgggaagattccctctcactgtaaacaatagtgcccctcCCCAATCAGTATGCCAGTTCTTGATAGGTGTGCCTGGatttcctacaggaagggaagccccatccccaggtaatgggagttcctgaaccaagaaacaggggtgggcacttggcctataggttactgaacctgtctgttaAGTGCTTGAAACTaagagcttcctgtgacccctgaccgtatttaggggcaggccagctcaggtgccattatgccatgccacatgtttgagtcttgtgtctgtcgtccccatggcgtcccaattcagctctccattggagctgaattggtttgttggtacttggaaatcctccggaagtaagtctctgtgccactgtcctgttctgtgttaacatgtttttctgaaacctgggaccagttcatccggaacttccccaataaattcatcttttttaacttgagactatctctgagtggtgaactcttggagggatgggggattgcCCCCTCCCTCAGACGCCATTACAGATCTCTTGAGACCTTAGAATCGATTCACTTTTAGTTTATATTTGCTTCCATCAGGTTTTTAACCTGTGACAT is part of the Perognathus longimembris pacificus isolate PPM17 chromosome 8, ASM2315922v1, whole genome shotgun sequence genome and harbors:
- the Fam98a gene encoding protein FAM98A gives rise to the protein MECDLMETDILESLEDLGYKGPLLDDGALSQAVSAGASSPEFTKLCAWLVSELRVLCKLEENVQATNSPSEAEEFQLEVSGLLGEMNCPYLSLTSGDVTKRLLVQKNCLLLLTYLISELEAARMLCVNAPPKKAQEGGGSEVFQELKGICIALGMSKPPASITMFQFFSGIEKKLKETLAKVPPNHVGKPLLKKPMGPAHWEKIEAINQIIANEYEVRRKLLIKRLDVTVQSFGWSDRAKSQTEKLAKVYQPKRSALAPKSTVSVAHLLAARQDLSKILRTSSGSIREKTACAINKVLMGRVPDRGGRPNEIEPPPPEMPPWQKRQDGPQHQAGGRGGGRGGYEHSSYGGRGGHEQGGGRGGRGGFDHGGRGGGRGSKHQGGWTDGGSGGGNYQDGGYRDSGFQAGGYHGGHSSGYQGGGGGYGGFQTSSYTGSGYQGGGYQQDNRYQDGGHHSDRGGGRGGRGGRGGRGGRGGQGGGWGGRGSQTYHQGGQFEQHFQHGGYQYSHSGFGQGRHYTS